The following are encoded in a window of Catharus ustulatus isolate bCatUst1 chromosome 12, bCatUst1.pri.v2, whole genome shotgun sequence genomic DNA:
- the LOC117002218 gene encoding cytochrome c oxidase subunit 5A, mitochondrial produces MLAASASLLRRCAVSGLRAAVRRPAGPAAVLPARCYSHGSQESDEEFDARWVTYFNKPDIDAWELRKGINTLVGYDLVPEPKIIDAALRACRRLNDFASAVRILEVVKDKAGPHKDIYPYVIQELRPTLSELGISTPEELGLDKA; encoded by the exons ATGCTGGCCGCCAGCGCTTCTCTCCTCCGCCGCTGCGCCGTCTCCGGCCTCCGCGCCGCCGTCCGCCGGCCCGCCGGCCCAGCAG ctgtgctgcctgcccgCTGCTACTCTCACGGGTCACAAGAATCAGATGAAGAATTCGATGCTCGCTGGGTGACATATTTCAACAAGCCAGATATCGATGCCTGGGAGCTCAGGAAAG GCATAAACACACTGGTGGGCTACGACCTGGTCCCAGAGCCCAAAATCATCGACGCGGCTCTGAGGGCCTGCAGACGGTTAAACGACTTTGCCAGCGCTGTCCGCATCCTAGAAGTTGTAAAG gACAAGGCAGGACCCCACAAGGATATCTATCCTTACGTTATCCAGGAGCTTAGACCAACTTTGAGTGAACTTGGAATCTCCACTCCAGAGGAACTGGGCCTGGACAAAGCATAA
- the MPI gene encoding mannose-6-phosphate isomerase, whose product MAEIRVFPLSCVVQNYSWGKVGLESEVAKLVASGDPLVQIQPDQPYAELWMGAHPRGDALIRDNRIPQKTLGQWIADNPACLGAKVKDAFQGQLPFLFKVLSVNTALSVQAHPNKELAAKLHAQFPEHYPDANHKPEMAIALTPFEGMCGFRPVEEIVSFLQTVPELRALIGEVAAEQLERSGSDDPRGVSAALRVCFTRLMKSEKKFFVDQLNMLVKRISQEAAEGKDTSGSNGDLLLRLHSQYPGDIGCFTIYFLNLVRLEPGEAMFLGANEPHAYLHGDCVEIMACSDNTVRAGLTPKFIDVLTLCEMLNYTPAPSSSKIFPAAQSQLDPHVYLYDPPVPDFTIMRIEIPASIKLYLISAMDSASILLVIQGTAVGTSTAAASEMSLQRGSVIFISANESISLHLSSPGMLLFRACCLL is encoded by the exons ATGGCGGAGATCCGGG TGTTCCCCCTCTCCTGCGTGGTGCAGAACTATTCCTGGGGGAAAGTGGGCCTGGAGAGCGAGGTGGCCAAGCTGGTGGCCAGTGGGGACCCCCTGGTCCAGATCCAGCCTGACCAGCCCTACGCTGAG CTGTGGATGGGAGCACACCCCCGGGGCGATGCCCTCATCCGGGATAACCgcatcccccaaaaaaccctggGCCAGTGGATCGCCGACAACCCCGCCTGCCTGGGGGCCAAGGTGAAGGATGCCTTCCAGGGACAGCTGCCCTTCCTGTTCAAGGTGCTGTCGGTCAACACCGCCCTGTCCGTCCAGGCGCACCCCAACAAG gagctggcagcaaagCTCCACGCCCAGTTCCCTGAGCACTATCCCGATGCCAACCACAAGCCCGAGATGGCCATCGCCCTCACCCCCTTTGAGGGCATGTGTGGCTTCCGGCCTGTGGAGGAGATTGTCTCCTTCCTCCAGA CTGTCCCCGAGCTTCGGGCACTGATCGGGGAGGTGGCAGCGGAGCAGCTGGAGCGCAGCGGGAGCGATGACCCCCGCGGGGTCTCGGCCGCCCTCCGCGTGTGCTTCACCCGCCTCATGAAGAGCGAGAAGAAGTTCTTCGTGGACCAGCTGAACATGCTGGTGAAGAGGATTTCCCAGGAAG CGGCAGAAGGGAAGGACACGTCGGGGAGCAATGGGGACCTGCTGCTGCGGCTGCACTCCCAGTACCCCGGGGACATTGGCTGCTTCACTATTTATTTCCTGAACCTGGTGAGGCTGGAGCCAGGGGAGGCCATGTTCCTGGGAGCCAACGAGCCCCACGCGTACCTGCATGGAG ACTGCGTGGAGATCATGGCGTGCTCGGATAACACGGTGCGTGCCGGGCTCACCCCCAAATTCATCGATGTGCTCACCCTGTGTGAGATGCTCAACTACacaccagcacccagcagctccaagaTCTTCCCTGCAGCGCAGAGCCAGCTCGATCCCCACGTCTACCTCTATGACCCACCCGTGCCAGACTTCACCATCATGAGGATAGAG ATCCCCGCCTCCATCAAGCTGTACCTCATCTCTGCCATGGACTCTGCCAGCATCTTGTTGGTGATCCAAGGGACAGCCGTGGGCACCTCCACAGCCGCAGCCTCCGAGATGTCCCTGCAGCGTGGCTCCGTGATCTTCATCTCAGCCAATGAGAGCATCTCCCTCCACCTCTCCTCACCTGGGATGCTGCTCTTCCGAGcctgctgcctcctctga
- the FAM219B gene encoding protein FAM219B, translating to MATGGGGAGAGPGPGSGPPASGAGGRRGPGLIWAEKKRLNKGTDVVEKRGPYIMSKPPSIQAKLKRQRELAKAALRRQGLLGAPTALKPTPKRSVKFNKGYTALSQTADENLVSLDSDSDGEPGSRYSSGYSSAEQVTQDLSRQLLQDGYHLDEVPDDEDLDLIPPKPAASSSCPCCFGENLSCVIQ from the exons ATGGCGACGGGCGGCGGCGGAGCCGGGGCaggtcccggtcccggttctGGTCCCCCTGCGAGCGGAGCCGGCGGCCGGCGGGGCCCGGGG ctgattTGGGCTGAAAAGAAGAGGCTGAACAAAGGGACAGATGTGGTGGAGAAAAGGGGCCCGTACATCATGAGCAAACCTCCCTCCATTCAGGCCAAGCTGA AGAGGCAGCGGGAGCTGGCAAAGGCAGCGCTGCgaaggcaggggctgctgggggcacCCACTGCCCTGAAACCAACTCCTAAAAG GTCTGTGAAGTTCAACAAGGGCTACACGGCGCTCAGCCAGACAGCTGATGAGAACCTGGTCTCCCTTGACTCAGACAG TGACGGGGAACCAGGATCCAGGTATTCCTCAGGATACTCCTCCGCCGAG CAGGTGACCCAGGACCTGAGccggcagctgctgcaggatgggtACCACCTCGACGAGGTCCCCGATGATGAAGACCTGGATCTCATCCCCCCCAAACCTGCTGCCTCCTCTTCTTGCCCCTGTTGCTTTggagaaaatctctcctgtgtgATCCAGTAG